A single window of Rana temporaria chromosome 1, aRanTem1.1, whole genome shotgun sequence DNA harbors:
- the FOXN4 gene encoding forkhead box protein N4 — protein MIDSDISGMMSGIIRTTEHTHPTNQDYRLTASDASQMRNDDLPNDLQSLSWLTSVDVPRLQQMTGNRMEYSLPSQNSVIQQPGQLASTVPGQMIHIPVSLQQSILGLNTMSSHGSSMNQFSLSGHLSPGIQSQQSLYQPHSQQIYALSQAPQQCSPGTMFNSSYRPQPYAQARLTTHATQDLHPKNYPKPIYSYSCLIAMALKNSKTGSLPVSEIYSFMKEHFPYFKTAPDGWKNSVRHNLSLNKCFEKVENKLSGSSRKGCLWALNPAKIDKMEEEMQKWKRKDLPAIRRSMANPDELDKLIMDRPENCKAPSKLTASETSTMTNVGSIHGRVPITQLQPQSVMTLSLQSIPLHHQIQTQARIASSSPAPAQSPPLHMLPQMTQSPLHQHIIGRGSSDFLGFTSDVNTEVDSLDPSIMDFALQGNIWEDMKDESFNLDTLAAFSNSPIQLSDCDLGTIGLTPVSSSSDHSFTDFHLTSLYTTYANMDNVTPSQCVAGQGNKPIALL, from the exons ACTTACAGCTTCAGATGCTTCACAAATGCGAAATGATGACCTTCCTAACGACTTACAGTCTTTGTCTTGGCTGACTTCTGTGGATGTACCCAGGTTACAGCAGATGACCGGTAACAGGATGGAGTACAGTCTTCCTTCACAGAACTCGGTCATACAACAACCAG GTCAGCTGGCCAGCACGGTGCCTGGACAAATGATTCATATACCTGTCAGCTTGCAGCAAAGCATTCTTGGTCTTAATACCATGAGTTCACATGGATCCAGT ATGAACCAGTTCAGTTTGAGTGGACATCTGTCTCCTGGTATTCAATCCCAGCAGTCTCTGTATCAACCCCATTCTCAACAAATCTATGCACTGTCTCAGGCTCCTCAGCAG TGTTCTCCTGGGACAATGTTTAATAGCTCCTACAGGCCACAGCCGTATGCTCAGGCACGCCTGACAACTCATGCTACACAGGATCTGCACCCTAAAAACTACCCAAAGCCTATCTATTCATACAG TTGCCTTATTGCAATGGCCTTAAAAAACAGCAAAACTGGCAGCCTGCCTGTGAGTGAAATCTACAGTTTCATGAAGGAACACTTTCCATATTTTAAG ACAGCCCCAGATGGCTGGAAAAACTCAGTTCGGCACAATCTGTCCCTTAACAAATGCTTTGAAAAGGTGGAGAACAAGCTGAGTGGATCCTCCCGCAAGGGATGCCTCTGGGCATTAAATCCAGCGAAAATTGACAAAATGGAAGAGGAGATGCAGAAGTGGAAGAGGAAAGATCTGCCAGCAATTCGAAGGAGTATGGCTAACCCAG ATGAACTGGATAAACTGATTATGGACAGACCTGAAAACTGCAAAGCTCCATCTAAGCTGACAGCCTCAGAAACGTCAACAATGACAAATGTTGGGAGCATTCATGGAAGAGTGCCTATTACTCAGCTACAGCCACAGTCAGTCATGACATTATCCTTACAGTCCATACCTTTACATCATCAAATTCAGACTCAGGCAAGAATAGCATCAAGTTCTCCTGCTCCAGCCCAAAGTCCTCCACTCCACATGCTACCACAGATGACACAGAGCCCACTGCACCAGCACATAATAGGCAGAGGTTCATCTGACTTCCTCGGCTTTACCTCAGACGTGAACACAGAGGTGGACTCACTTGATCCCAGCATCATGGATTTTGCTTTACAAG gTAACATATGGGAAGACATGAAGGATGAAAGCTTTAATCTGGACACACTAGCTGCATTTAGCAACTCCCCAATCCAGCTATCAGACTGTGACTTGGGGACCATTGGTCTGACACCAGTCTCTAGCAGCAGTGACCACTCCTTCACAGACTTTCATCTCACCAGCCTGTACACCACATATGCAAATATGGACAATGTGACACCTTCCCAGTGTGTGGCGGGACAGGGTAATAAACCCATTGCATTGCTATAG